In a single window of the Arachis hypogaea cultivar Tifrunner chromosome 6, arahy.Tifrunner.gnm2.J5K5, whole genome shotgun sequence genome:
- the LOC112698269 gene encoding probable serine/threonine-protein kinase PBL1, translating into MGFLAFLKSKKKKIDEMMLRNRINRIERVARQLIEHGTQESSPAASFSVSAPSPGSEAEEDGSASVTHEQQQQQQPKREQGSMKDHFPTNPQPVPLPCPPPQHASGSSLLSHSASLRYFLYDEIAAACDNFSSDRCVSDTHCVLSSSYKASFGDDSSRKLQATVNRLHPSTQGLKEFINEVNTLASLQHPNICRLLGFHARDSSEPRMLVYERLHLGSLDRLLFYGTSDYPTLDWNSRLKIAICAAQDLTFLHDEGPFQATYNEFSTANIQVEKDFSAKLSGYGCVVGRVSEEVSFLSQAIRNMSMETFERGILTPKSNVWSFGIILLELLTGIRNVDSRHPNVDKNIVKWSWPFLNDEFRLSMIMDPKLKGHYPLKAARMLADIAHRCLQKEPSIRPTMRTVVKHLKMIQEMKFSPQELVTIPLGKSVPLPPPPEARTRLSAFPLSQPTRKPIPSFNLSSPSDAPKQHVSPPKWSDAPATLSPHPWPSIQFMEKVVRQESRHGQSSS; encoded by the exons ATGGGGTTCTTGGCATTCTTGAAgagcaagaagaaaaagattgATGAAATGATGTTGAGGAATCGAATCAACCGTATCGAGCGTGTAGCTAGGCAGCTAATTGAGCATGGAACACAAGAGTCTTCACCTGCAGCTAGTTTCAGTGTTTCTGCTCCCTCGCCTGGTAGCGAAGCAGAAGAAGATGGTTCGGCCTCAGTTACAcatgaacaacaacaacaacaacaaccaaagcGTGAACAGGGATCAATGAAGGATCACTTTCCAACAAATCCACAACCCGTTCCGCTTCCATGTCCTCCTCCTCAGCATGCTTCTGGATCTTCGCTGCTTTCGCATAGCGCTTCGCTTCGATACTTCCTTTACGACGAAATCGCAGCTGCTTGCGACAATTTCTCTTCCGATCGATGTGTGTCGGACACACACTGTGTTTTGTCAAGCAGTTACAAAGCTTCCTTTGGTGATGATTCTTCAAGAAAGCTCCAAGCTACTGTCAACCGCCTTCATCCTTCAACTCAG GGCTTGAAGGAATTCATTAATGAAGTTAATACTCTTGCATCTTTGCAACATCCAAACATTTGTAGGTTGCTTGGATTTCATGCACGTGACAGCTCAGAACCGAGGATGTTGGTGTATGAAAGGCTACACCTTGGAAGCTTGGATCGCTTGCTATTTTACGGTACATCTGATTACCCAACTCTCGATTGGAATTCAAGATTGAAAATTGCCATTTGTGCTGCACAAGATCTTACTTTCTTGCATGATGAAGGGCCCTTCCAG GCAACGTACAACGAATTTTCAACAGCCAACATACAGGTTGAAAAGGATTTCAGTGCAAAGCTTTCAGGGTATGGTTGCGTAGTCGGGCGAGTTTCGGAGGAAGTAAGCTTTCTTA gtCAGGCTATTAGAAACATGTCAATGGAAACATTCGAAAGAGGAATACTTACTCCGAAGAGCAATGTATGGAGTTTTGGAATCATTCTTCTGGAGCTGCTTACCGGTATAAGGAATGTGGATAGCCGCCATCCAAATGTAGACAAGAACATAGTCAAGTGGAGCTGGCCATTCCTAAACGATGAATTCCGACTGTCCATGATCATGGATCCTAAGCTCAAAGGCCACTATCCTCTAAAAGCAGCGAGGATGTTGGCTGACATTGCGCATCGATGTCTCCAGAAGGAGCCATCGATACGGCCGACCATGCGAACTGTTGTTAAGCATCTTAAGATGATACAAGAGATGAAGTTCTCACCCCAAGAGCTAGTGACAATCCCTCTTGGGAAAAGCGTCCCTCTACCGCCACCACCGGAAGCTAGGACTAGATTGAGTGCCTTTCCGCTATCACAGCCGACAAGAAAGCCTATACCGAGTTTCAATTTGTCATCTCCATCCGATGCCCCCAAGCAACATGTTTCGCCTCCTAAATGGTCTGACGCACCCGCCACGCTTTCCCCACACCCTTGGCCTTCCATACAATTTATGGAGAAGGTTGTTAGGCAAGAAAGCAGGCATGGCCAATCATCATCCTAA